The nucleotide window ggggggttagggggggtgCCAAACCGTGAAAtgtcggggagggggggggggtgctttgtACGCAGCAACATTTAGGTTGGCAccaccaaatctcactccaaggttttttgaaaagttggcagccctgcaccCCTCAAAAACACCCCCCCCAATTATAATtgtatcctctctctttctatttacAGCCTCAATACACTCGACAATACACAGTccttctccatcccccctcaTGCCTTCACTGGACACCCCCTTCTGATAGTCGCACCCCACAATTTGAGAACCACGGCTCTACAGAACCCATTTCTGACCAGCACCAAGATCTCATGATGATATTCCCCCAAAAATCCATCCTGAGGCCTTGTGTATGTGGAGACATGAAGAAGGTACAGTTTCCAACGGCAAAGGCAGTTGGCCACTGGTTAGTCCTCTAGTCATGCTGCTGTTAGCGAGCCGTTAGCTGCTATGAGTTAGCCATTAGCAACCCCTTTTGCAGTTCCAAGACCTCAGTATAAGAGGCAGTTGATTCTCCTATTCCAAATGACGCTAACTGCTAACAGAGCTGACCATGATCTTTCATCCTCAGTAGGTCATGATCCTTCATGATCCCTGTCCTCAGTAGTCCTCTGGATATAAGTTTTATTCCATCCACTGGAAAAGctacagctagctagcagttAGCGCTTAGTTTCCACTCTCCAGTACAAATGTCTCGATATCAACAGTAGCTCTCTGAGTACTTGACCGCTCCCTCTCCTGTGTTGCCCTGTGGTGGTCCATCCAGCCCGTTGAGCACTTGCTTGCGAGCAGATATGTAGCAGTAGGCCTTCCCCTTCCTGGctccagggtggtggtggtagaggagaggagggtgggggtcagGGCCCTCCAACGCCTGGCAGTCGGGCTGGCAGGAGGGGTTGTGTTGGCACGGAGGTGCGTTGGCGCCCACCTGTGGGGTTTGGCTGCCAGTGTTTCGCTGGTCGTCCAGCACGGTCATGCCCAGCTTCCACCTCTGCCACTTCTTCTTTATCTCCGACTGAACctggggacggagggagggggatagagagggagggagagagggagggatggatggagggagggggatagagagagggagggagagagaaaaatgaatatagagagagggacacacaggACATGAAGAGAAGTAGGACGTGGGGGCGCTAAGTTCAACAGGACAACCATGTGTGTAAATGTGACCTTTGACGTGACCTCTCCAAACTTGACCTTTTATGCTGACATGGGTTGAAGCCCCCCTGCACAAACCCCCATACAAAAACCTGCCCACctttcccccacacacacatacacaccctgcaCCGCCtatgaaccacacacacacactcttgcctCGACCAGTGACATCCTGCTGGCCAGTCGGCTATGTTTAGCAGTGTGACTTCTAAGCCTGGGTGACATGCTTGTGTGCTCTgctactctctctcacacacacacatatacacacacacacacacacacacacatagcagtcATTGGGTGCTGCCGTAATACGTTCTCACTATTTGCCACCctgcaaacacacgtacacacacacacgtacacacacacacacaccttcccccatGTCAGCTTCTACACCTTCATTTCCACACTCACCTCTTTGTTGACAAAACAGTAGAGGATGGCTACCAGGAGACCctaaaagaggagaggggggagaggaagagaggaggggggagccaTTAGTAGAACAAAATATGAAACTAACATATCTACAAGAAGAATGTTTGTATGCATTttttagttttctttttttaacttttaatCTTTGAACGGTTTCATTTTAATTTTGCTCATCATAAATGACCAAGAAGTATTCCATTCTAGTCATCAGTTACCTGGAAGGAGTTGAAGAAAAGTTCAAAGAAGAGGTTGACATTTCGGAGGACTCCCTCCGTCTGCTCCTCTGACATCACAGCAAACACCACCTCATGGATCCCCAACAGAGGGATCAGTGTCAGAGTGGACTTGgccaacctgcacacacacacacacacacgcacccacacacacacgcacacacacacacacacacacgcacacacacacacacatgcacacacacacacacaggcacacacacgcacacacacgcacccacacacgcacacacacacacacacacacacacacacgcacccacacacacacacacacaggcacacacacgcacacacacgcacccacacacatgcacacacacgcacatgcacacagacacatagaaGGTGTTATTTGACATGGAACCCAACAGAAGCCAATTGTACGTCTGATCTGGGGATGTGGGAGATCAACTCACCTGAACTTGTAATCTGTGTATCTCATCTGGTGAGCCTTGAGTTTAGACACCAAGATCTGTATGATCCGGATAAAAATGAAAAAGTTGACctggaaacaaaaagaaaacacattaaCTTGACAACAACTCCAAAAACAACTTCACAACAGTCagataaaaaataaacagaagtCACTGTCAGAAAAGATAATTTCCTCTCCTCATTAAACAGCAAAGAAAATGCCAACATAGGTCAACAACACTAATTGAGTGTACTTTCTTCATAACTTCATTATGCAGTCAGCAGTTGACTGTGGAGAGAGTTGTGAATAGGCGCTTTTAAGATGTGTTCTGGCTGTTCTTTTAGATTATCAAGTGGGGCGTAAAGGCCAGCTACTGGGTATGAAAATGGAATGTTTAGGATAATGCACTGTGTATAAATGAGGCACTAACCTGTTAGAACTGTGTACTAGTCTTAGATTATTTAGTGCCCTTTCTAAATGCACTGATCTTCGCttgaatacaaaatgtctgcttAACGGACAAATCGAAATGTCAGCAAGTGTCCAGGCTCAGACTGTCTCCCTCGTACGTCTGGCTTACCGGCATCTTCTGAATCTGAGCCGTAGCCGTAACAGAAGCCACTGAACGAGGGCTTTCGTCTGACGGAGGACAAGGCGATGAGGCAGCAACGCTGCCACTGTCCCTGGAAACTGCTGACTGCtcggcctgtttgtgtgtggggtctgTCAGCAGTGTGAGAGCTAGGCTTTAGACACGCCACCACGGTATCGGAGGTTTACCCGCAACAATAGAAGTGTGAAGCCTTCATGGAACTTGAGTTGTGAGAGCAACAAGCCCTTAACGGCTCCCAGCCCTCAACCTTCTTTACTGGGTTACTGAGAAAAGAATCCGGGTGGTGGTAtgagtttttctttgttttgtcgTCGGAAGCCAATGACTCATCCATGAATTTTAATTTGTTGGATGTGTTCCGGAACTGAACCACTTGACGCTCGCGTCGGCAGAATTGCCCGTGGCCTGTCACGGTCCACTAACTTCAAAGAGAACACAAGACTTCagggaggctgtggtgtgtgtgtgtgcgtgtgagtaaaCGACAATAGGGTCTAGCTGTTTTGGAATCAGCTTCAGACTCCCTGTTACTTCAAGGCACAGCAGAATGTGTatttgcttgtttgtgtgcctgtgtgtgtgactgctacTCACCAGGATGGCCAGTAGGATGGGTGTGCGTATGATCCACCAGTAGGCCATGTTCTCATTGATCTCCCAGCACCTTGAGACACACAACCATCAGGACAAGAGACTCCATACAGATGGGCTGTATAGTGTAGATATACTGAAGGTCATGTCCTTGATTCACTACTGATCTATCCATCCATTCACCCagtcatccattcatccatccctctagataccctgtgtgtgtgactgtgtgagggACTGACCTGGTGTTTTCATACAAGTACCGAACGATTATCCACGGGACCACGAATAACACTGGGGTCcctgaaatacaaaatacaggcactgtgtgtgtgagtgtgtgtacgagCGGAAATACAGTAAAAGCTAGCATTGTctgctattgtgtgtgtgtgtgtgtgtgagtgcctacCCCAGCCGATGAGCAGGTAACCACAGAAGTAGCTGTTCTCAGAGAACACCCTGAGCACCAGCAGGTTGTGCAGGTACAGGCCCTCCACCAGCAGCCAGTAGTAGTTGGCCCCCACACAGTACTGCATCAGCACCTGGGCCACCCGACAGCCCGACACCGCCTGGGGGGAGGAAGGTATGGTGGAGGGGGGtatggtggaggggggtggggtgaggaagAGGTTGGTGGGGGTATAGGGTGGAGGGAAAGTAAGCAAGAgagcagaagtgtgtgtgtgtgtgtgtgttggagagtggatgtgtttctgtgtgatgtgtgagtgtgtggatgagtgtggatgtgtgtggatgtgtaagaagtaaacgtgtgtgtgtatgtgagagagcgAAGAGAGACTAGCGCTTGTGTCTTTGCCGACCTGGTCACTCAGCACTTCGGACACGTCCCTGTTGTTCTTGAACTCTGGCGTATCTCTGGTCAGCAGTGCGTCCCGGGTCAGGATGGACACGGCCCGCAGGATGAAGGAGGCAAACAGGTTGCTGTGGATACAGTTCCTGGTGCACCGCAGCTTCCTTcccaaagaaacacacaacagCCATTTATGTTTTACGTTAAAATGATATAGTGTTTACTGTACAGCACTGTATATTGACTGTATAGACTGTACTGTATTTTTGCTTTATAAATGGTTTCTCTGTATTGTGTGAATTATGTTAATTACCTGGATATAGCTctactgtatatgtatgtgtactggtttaagtgtatgtgtgctggTTTGAATGAGGGGGtttctgtatttgtgtgcaGGTTTGAATgagggggtttgtgtgtttgtgtgcaggtttgaatgagggggtttgtgtgtttgtgtgctggttTGAATgagggggtttgtgtgtttgtgtgcaggtttgagagtgtgtgtgtacctgaaggCATTCAGGATGATGAGGGCCAAAGAGAGGCTGGCCAGAGACAGAGTGTAGCCCACTGTGTACATGATTCTGAAGTAGGCCAGGACTGCCATCTGGTACTCCTGaggagacaagcagacaggcagacagacagacagacaggcagacaggcagacagacagggagggagggagacagacagacagacagacagacagacagacagacagacagacagacagacagacagacagacagacagacagacagacagacagacagacagacagacagacagacagacagacagacagtgactcAGTGTTGCAGAGATGCCTTCAGATGTGTCTAGTATCCATAGCGAGTGCGACGGCCCACCTTCTCCCCCTGCTGCTTGCTGTCGTACTCGCACTGGGAGTGGTCCCTCCATGTTGGGCTCGTTATGTTGGTCGCCCACTGGCCGTTCGGTCCACACTCCCGCAACACGTAGCCATGGTGGACTACACAAACCCAGaggagcccacacacacacagagacgtggatacacacatacaagcacaaacacatacacaaacacacgtattaTCTAATGTCAGTTTCCCAGACAGAGTTTTAGCCAGATAATGTCAGACCTTCATGGGGaatgtgtaattagttacatCCAGGACTCTTCCTTATCTGTATCTGGGGCAAGTAGCTGGGATTGTTATGAACAGAACCTAATATCAGCCCCACTGTGGAACGTGAAAGGTGCTGTCCCTCACGATGAAGCAGTACCTAAAGTGATCTGTACCAGGGACAGGGACCGGTACTAGGGTAGGGGTAGTGGCATGGGGTGGGCAGTCCTACCTGTGTCATACCAGGGCAGGTACCAGGGACAGGGCACTCTGACGGTGGAGTTAGGCTCTCCATCTCCCCAGCAGGCGTACATATCAAACATACGACCACAGAAGACGCCTGAtccggagaggaggagaacatggaggaggagagaggagggggggaaagggagttAAAGTACAGGCGGAGAGGGCCGGaatgggaggatgagaggatggaggaaagaGGTGGTAAGTGTTGTGCGTGAGAGTGTGGGTGGTGTATGCGTGTGTCGggcgtgtaagtgtgtgtgtcgggcGTGTTACCTGAAGGCGTGGGCTCTGTGCTCTGGTGTAGCAGACACTCGTTCCTGTATTTGTTCCATTCCTCCACGGTGTCCTTCCAAGACTTCTGAGACACACGCTgcacacagccaatcacagcgcaggtcagaggtcaggagtCTGAGGTCAGGGCTTAGACCTGGACTGAGCAAACAAGGTGTTTCTGGACAGAGTGAGTCTGTGTTTCTGGATGGAGTCTGTGTTTCTGTACGATGTCAGTAGGTGTTTCGGTACTGCCCGCGAGTACTGACTAAAGTGCTCATCTCCAGATTGATCCAACTGCCTGTAAAGCCTCTGGCTTCTCGACCGGCGACTCTATAAAAGCTGACAGACCACTGAAGCAGCTGGATCGATACCTCAGCTGGAGCAGAGCTCCTCTCACTGCCTCTG belongs to Hypomesus transpacificus isolate Combined female chromosome 15, fHypTra1, whole genome shotgun sequence and includes:
- the gipr gene encoding gastric inhibitory polypeptide receptor, with amino-acid sequence MKTLAFFLLLTLSVLSGTERVSQKSWKDTVEEWNKYRNECLLHQSTEPTPSGVFCGRMFDMYACWGDGEPNSTVRVPCPWYLPWYDTVHHGYVLRECGPNGQWATNITSPTWRDHSQCEYDSKQQGEKEYQMAVLAYFRIMYTVGYTLSLASLSLALIILNAFRKLRCTRNCIHSNLFASFILRAVSILTRDALLTRDTPEFKNNRDVSEVLSDQAVSGCRVAQVLMQYCVGANYYWLLVEGLYLHNLLVLRVFSENSYFCGYLLIGWGTPVLFVVPWIIVRYLYENTRCWEINENMAYWWIIRTPILLAILVNFFIFIRIIQILVSKLKAHQMRYTDYKFRLAKSTLTLIPLLGIHEVVFAVMSEEQTEGVLRNVNLFFELFFNSFQGLLVAILYCFVNKEVQSEIKKKWQRWKLGMTVLDDQRNTGSQTPQVGANAPPCQHNPSCQPDCQALEGPDPHPPLLYHHHPGARKGKAYCYISARKQVLNGLDGPPQGNTGEGAVKYSESYC